The following proteins are encoded in a genomic region of Bicyclus anynana chromosome 12, ilBicAnyn1.1, whole genome shotgun sequence:
- the LOC112043923 gene encoding uncharacterized protein LOC112043923, translating into MLGNMHHLKSDSVVWMLTGTRNNLRYVDLTKIHAELGLLTCQSLPGFHAITGCDFNPALFRKGKLKPYKILKKDPEYQEAFKNFGNNELIKNLNHQQNIFYIIQRFICNVYNVPNVIDVDAARLQMFIDSYTVSDVNEAFDRKKLRNFDASNLPPCELLQQFLRANYICTIWNNAHLKNPTTYQPENNGWVLKDDKYQFKWFEGDQLPSYVSDSLKTQSDTEEEGDVEDDSAIDWSSSDEENENIDDNV; encoded by the exons ATGCTTGGTAACATGCATCACCTTAAAAGTGATTCGGTTGTTTGGATGCTTACAGGCACTAGAAATAATTTAAGGTATGTGGACCTAACCAAAATACATGCAGAGTTGGGACTGTTAACTTGTCAGAGCTTACCTGGATTTCATGCCATCACAGGTTGTGATTTTAATCCTGCGCTCTTcagaaaaggaaaattaaaaccgtataagatattaaaaaaagatccaGAGTACCAGGAAGCTTTCAAGAACTTCGGCAAcaacgaattaattaaaaatttaaatcatcaacaaaatatcttttatattattcagaGATTTATATGCAATGTCTATAATGTCCCTAATgtaattgatgttgatgccgcTAGACTTCAAATGTTCATCGACTCGTACACAGTCTCCGATGTAAACGAAGCTTTTGACCGAAAGAAGTTGCGAAATTTTGACGCTAGCAACCTACCACCTTGCGAACTACTGCAGCAATTTCTGCGAGCAAATTATATATGTACAATTTGGAATAATgctcatttaaaaaatccaacCACATATCAACCAGAAAATAATGGCTGGGTATTAAAAGATGACAAATACCAGTTCAAATGGTTTGAAGGGGATCAACTGCCGAGTTATGTTAGTGATTCACTCAAAACTCAATcag acactGAAGAAGAAGGTGATGTTGAGGACGATTCTGCCATCGACTGGAGTAGTAGTgatgaagaaaatgaaaacatcgacgacaatgtttaa